A stretch of the Vigna radiata var. radiata cultivar VC1973A chromosome 9, Vradiata_ver6, whole genome shotgun sequence genome encodes the following:
- the LOC106773883 gene encoding salutaridinol 7-O-acetyltransferase, whose translation MRVEVEIISREDIRPSSPTPSHLRVFSLSLLDHLIPSPYAPIILFYNSPKSNTTYLSEVPKRLQLLKESLSETLTKFYPLGGKIKEDLSIECNDEGANFVLARVKCPLDEFLVQPQVTVLHKFLPVDLVSEGSNSGTYVTNIQVNIFECGGIAIGMCISHRILDGAALSTFIKGWTERAKGCNQSTQPNFIAPSLFPTSSPWFRDLSMWMWGSLFKQGKWITRRFLFRNSAIATVKAQTPGTENSTRLQMVSAMLWKSLMGVSKARFGTQRPSFVTHLVNLRRKMDEALCPEHAMGNLLWLAAESVDDNEMGLEELVGKLRTAISRVDNEFLEELKGDKGRSTMQESLRAIGEMGSKSEVDYFGFSSWCNFGYYEADFGWGKPTWVSGAGSIDSVSMFMNLIILVDTRLGDGIEAWVTLEEEDMTQLKANPELLTCATLDPSPLAMSSVA comes from the coding sequence atGAGAGTTGAAGTAGAAATAATTTCTAGAGAAGATATTAGACCTTCTTCTCCCACACCTTCTCACCTTAGAGTCTTCAGCCTTTCCCTTTTGGATCACCTTATCCCATCGCCATATGCTCCAATAATCCTGTTCTACAATTCACCTAAGAGTAACACAACTTACCTTTCTGAAGTCCCCAAGAGGTTACAATTGCTGAAAGAATCTCTATCAGAGACACTAACCAAATTCTACCCTCTAGGTGGCAAAATCAAAGAGGATCTGTCCATTGAGTGCAATGATGAAGGTGCTAATTTTGTGCTGGCCCGTGTGAAATGTCCTCTAGATGAATTTCTAGTCCAACCTCAGGTAACCGTACTACACAAGTTTCTTCCTGTTGATCTTGTGTCTGAAGGATCAAATTCAGGAACCTATGTGACTAACATTCAAGTGAACATCTTTGAATGTGGGGGAATTGCCATTGGCATGTGCATTTCTCATAGGATCCTAGATGGAGCTGCACTAAGCACCTTTATCAAAGGGTGGACAGAAAGGGCCAAGGGCTGTAACCAATCAACCCAACCAAACTTCATAGCACCTTCTCTCTTCCCCACTAGCAGTCCATGGTTTAGAGACTTATCTATGTGGATGTGGGGTTCCTTGTTCAAACAAGGCAAGTGGATCACAAGGAGGTTTCTGTTTAGAAATTCAGCTATTGCCACAGTCAAGGCTCAAACACCAGGCACAGAAAATTCCACACGTCTGCAGATGGTTTCTGCTATGCTGTGGAAGTCCCTCATGGGGGTGTCCAAGGCACGGTTTGGCACCCAAAGGCCTTCTTTTGTTACTCATCTGGTGAACCTGAGGAGAAAAATGGACGAGGCTCTTTGTCCTGAACATGCTATGGGAAATCTTCTTTGGTTGGCTGCAGAGAGTGTGGATGATAATGAGATGGGGTTGGAGGAGTTGGTGGGGAAGTTGAGGACTGCAATATCAAGAGTAGATAACGAATTTCTTGAAGAATTGAAAGGTGATAAGGGAAGGTCAACTATGCAAGAGAGTCTTAGGGCAATAGGTGAGATGGGATCAAAGAGTGAAGTGGATTATTTTGGGTTTAGTAGTTGGTGCAATTTTGGGTACTACGAGGCTGATTTTGGGTGGGGAAAACCCACATGGGTGAGTGGTGCTGGTTCAATTGACTCAGTTTCAATGTTTATGAATCTTATCATCCTAGTGGACACAAGGTTGGGAGATGGCATAGAAGCTTGGGTTACCTTGGAAGAGGAAGATATGACTCAATTGAAAGCAAACCCTGAACTCCTCACTTGTGCAACACTCGATCCAAGTCCTTTAGCAATGAGTTCAGTTGCCTGA
- the LOC106773618 gene encoding UDP-glucose flavonoid 3-O-glucosyltransferase 7, whose protein sequence is METQGPLKIYFLPFFAQGHQIPMIQLARLVASRGQHITIVTTSANAQLFQKTIDDDIASGHHIRLHLLKFPSTQLGLPEGVENLVSATNNITAGKIHMAAHFIQPQVEAVLKDSPPDVFIPDIIFTWTKDLSKRLQVPRLVFNPISIFDVCMIQAIKAHPEAFLSDSVPYQIPGLPHPLSLPVKPSPGFAVLTESLLEGEEDSHGVIVNSFAELDAEYTQYYENLTGRKVWHVGPSSLMVEQIVKKPAIVSEIRNECLTWLDSKEQDSVLYICFGSLVLLSDKQLYELAKGLDASGHSFIWVVHRKKKEGQEEEEEEEEEEKWLPEGFEEKIEREKRGMLIKGWAPQPLILNHPAVGGFLTHCGWNAVVEAISAGVPMVTMPGFSDQYYNEKLITEVHRFGVEVGAAEWSISPYEGKKTVLSGERIEKAVKRLMDKGNEGDKIRKKAKEMQDKAWRAVQEGGSSHNNLTALIDHLKALFPVST, encoded by the coding sequence ATGGAGACACAAGGACCATTGAAAATATACTTCCTTCCATTCTTCGCACAAGGCCATCAAATCCCAATGATTCAGCTCGCACGCTTGGTCGCCTCACGTGGCCAGCACATCACAATCGTCACCACTTCCGCCAACGCCCAACTCTTTCAAAAAACCATCGACGACGACATAGCCTCCGGCCACCACATCCGCCTCCACCTCCTCAAATTCCCCAGCACCCAATTGGGTCTACCGGAAGGCGTAGAAAATCTCGTTTCAGCCACAAACAACATCACCGCCGGAAAAATCCACATGGCGGCGCACTTCATCCAGCCTCAGGTCGAAGCTGTCCTCAAAGACTCCCCTCCCGATGTCTTCATCCCTGACATCATCTTCACCTGGACCAAGGACTTGTCAAAGCGTCTTCAAGTCCCCAGGCTCGTCTTCAACCCCATATCCATCTTCGACGTCTGCATGATCCAGGCCATCAAAGCCCACCCCGAGGCCTTTCTCTCCGATTCCGTGCCCTACCAGATTCCGGGTCTCCCTCACCCTCTCAGTCTCCCGGTCAAACCCTCGCCGGGTTTCGCCGTGCTGACGGAATCTCTTCTTGAAGGTGAAGAGGACAGTCATGGAGTTATCGTGAACAGTTTCGCTGAACTCGACGCCGAGTACACTCAGTATTACGAAAACCTCACAGGAAGAAAAGTGTGGCATGTTGGCCCCAGCTCCCTCATGGTGGAACAAATCGTTAAGAAACCCGCCATTGTTAGCGAGATCAGAAATGAGTGTCTGACGTGGCTTGACTCAAAGGAACAGGACTCGGTTCTCTATATTTGTTTCGGAAGCCTGGTTCTTCTTTCGGACAAGCAGCTTTATGAATTGGCCAAAGGCCTGGATGCCTCCGGGCACTCTTTCATCTGGGTGGTTCAccggaaaaagaaagaaggacaagaagaagaagaagaagaagaagaggaagagaagtgGTTGCCAGAGGGGtttgaggagaagatagagagagagaagagagggaTGTTGATAAAGGGATGGGCACCGCAGCCTTTGATCTTGAACCACCCTGCAGTGGGAGGGTTTTTGACGCACTGTGGGTGGAACGCGGTGGTGGAGGCCATCAGTGCTGGGGTTCCGATGGTGACTATGCCGGGGTTTAGTGATCAGTACTACAATGAGAAGCTTATAACGGAGGTGCACAGGTTTGGGGTGGAAGTGGGTGCGGCGGAGTGGAGCATATCGCCGTACGAGGGGAAGAAGACGGTGTTGAGTGGGGAGAGAATAGAGAAGGCTGTGAAAAGGTTGATGGATAAAGGAAATGAAGGTGATAAGATAAGGAAGAAGGCGAAGGAAATGCAAGATAAAGCTTGGAGAGCTGTTCAAGAAGGTGGATCCTCACACAACAATCTCACTGCTCTCATCGATCATCTCAAAGCTCTCTTCCCAGTATCTACCTAA